From a single Lolium rigidum isolate FL_2022 chromosome 7, APGP_CSIRO_Lrig_0.1, whole genome shotgun sequence genomic region:
- the LOC124678668 gene encoding uncharacterized protein LOC124678668 isoform X10: MQNVKKAGLTRSSNQGQQTCKGGRQARMSSSDLGEDGWCELSQELASKLSPNIVSLASFHDGAMYSQCTGIVIRNKQSGASFLTSSDLLTMNGRFKHSLKIKVRLPNCRLLDGVVQHYRLPYNMLVITTEYFPDLRKACLSDSVQVESLTELLAVRRCYNSSKLMARSGVMMEGSHGVESEGFKFSTCQITATGSGGPLVDPDGNVIGLNWYNDREITTFVPTNQILECLVACGFRSSMRKKSTPSNFCSEGSYCRDSSSRGSENEKQEPGGVWCELDQELASKLSPSVISLASFDGETLHSECTGIVTDSKLSSPTFLTSRSLFRSVYGEHILTMTIKVRLPNDKVVDGSLQDYMGSYNLVLVTTDPLPALPDLRLACLSKSMQVESAAKVLAIRRCFKSGKLMTTTGVLIDSPSGVVSNELKLSTCKITEAASGGPLVDFDGNIVGMNYYDTETTSYVPTNFISECVGPAVFWSGSKDDGCSTSKRKISGIETSATPYNRWEEVTDHVEASPILEPTDLTDNDLKHTLDPWPSNVFTRKVNMMLSYSGYPLPSFADGSMYLKADFEEKFDKKGCSKSINRVASKMSRYVVALASFDDEDKRYFACTGMLIKCKDSRTRVLTSLSLVRTSGGENKIRKLRIEVCLPSKQCVPGTLQYYDPHYNMAVVSFFSGVSIRGVNVLVARRHRVTELSETPQTKVVALGRGFRSGEFMVTNGVVTGERSRFDCQELQMSTCKITKAGIGGPLIDFDGNFVGLNFYDVEETPYLPRNVILKLLTRLSAERTVATNVTKKSHLNMDVRKKSHLNTDVRKKSHLNRWPVPDPYWVYPSRHRQASHLSDGHLSDGYE; the protein is encoded by the exons ATGCAGAACGTAAAAAAAGCTGGTCTCACTAGAAGCTCAAATCAGGGGCAGCAAACATGCAAAGGAGGCAGACAGGCCA GAATGAGCTCAAGTGATTTGGGTGAAGATGGATGGTGTGAACTTAGTCAAGAACTTGCTTCCAAGTTGTCTCCAAACATCGTCTCACTTGCTTCATTTCATG ATGGGGCGATGTATTCACAATGCACAGGCATAGTCATAAGAAACAAGCAATCTGGTGCATCTTTCCTGACATCGTCAGATTTGCTTACTATGAACGGCAGGTTTAAACATTCATTAAAG ATCAAAGTGCGTCTACCAAATTGCAGACTGCTTGATGGAGTTGTGCAACATTACAGATTGCCTTACAATATGCTTGTTATCACAACCGAGTACTTCCCTGATCTTCGCAAAGCATGCCTCAGTGACAGCGTGCAAGTTGAGTCGCTCACTGAGTTATTAGCTGTCAGGCGTTGCTATAACTCAAGCAAATTAATGGCCAGAAGTGGGGTAATGATGGAGGGTTCACATGGAGTTGAAAGCGAAGGATTCAAGTTTTCCACATGCCAAATCACTGCG ACTGGAAGCGGTGGACCTCTTGTTGATCCTGATGGGAATGTTATTGGGCTTAACTGGTATAACGATAGGGAAATAACCACATTTGTACCAACAAATCAGATTCTTGAGTGCTTGGTCGCTTGCGGATTCCG GTCCTCTATGCGAAAAAAATCCACACCCTCCAACTTCTGTTCAGAAG GTAGCTATTGTCGAGATAGCTCAAGTCGGGGAAGTGAAAATGAGAAACAGGAACCTGGTGGCGTATGGTGTGAGCTTGATCAAGAACTTGCTTCAAAGTTGTCTCCAAGTGTCATCTCCCTTGCTTCATTTGATG GAGAGACATTGCATTCTGAATGCACAGGCATAGTTACTGATAGCAAACTATCTTCTCCCACTTTTCTGACTTCAAGAAGTTTGTTTAGATCTGTGTACGGTGAACACATCCTCACAATGACG ATCAAAGTGCGCCTTCCAAATGACAAAGTGGTTGATGGGTCGTTGCAGGATTATATGGGTTCTTATAATTTGGTTCTTGTCACCACTGACCCCTTGCCAGCCTTACCTGATCTTCGTCTAGCATGTCTCAGCAAAAGCATGCAAGTAGAGTCGGCTGCTAAGGTATTGGCTATAAGGCGGTGCTTCAAGTCAGGCAAATTAATGACCACCACTGGGGTGCTGATTGACAGTCCAAGTGGAGTTGTTAGCAATGAGCTTAAGTTGTCCACTTGCAAAATCACTGAG GCTGCCAGTGGAGGACCACTTGTTGATTTTGATGGGAATATTGTTGGCATGAATTACTATGATACAGAAACAACTTCATATGTACCAACTAATTTTATTTCTGAATGCGTGGGGCCTGCTGTTTTCTG GTCGGGAAGTAAGGACGATGGTTGTAGTACAAGTAAAAGAAAGATCAGTGGGATAGAAACATCTGCAACACCCTATAACCGGTGGGAAG AAGTCACTGATCACGTCGAGGCATCTCCTATCCTTGAGCCAACAG ACCTCACTGACAATGATCTCAAGCATACACTTGATCCCTGGCCATCTAATG TATTCACGAGGAAAGTAAATATGATGTTAAGTTATTCTGGATACCCATTGCCAAGTTTTGCTGACG GAAGCATGTATTTGAAGGCTGATTTTGAAGAGAAATTTGACAAAAAGGGCTGTAGTAAATCTATTAATAGAGTTGCTTCAAAGATGTCCCGATATGTTGTCGCACTTGCTTCATTCGATG ACGAAGACAAAAGATATTTTGCTTGCACAGGTATGTTGATAAAATGCAAGGACTCCAGAACTAGAGTTCTGACTTCACTAAGTTTAGTTAGAACTTCTGGTGGTGAAAACAAGATTCGTAAGCTGAGG ATTGAAGTGTGCCTTCCAAGTAAACAATGTGTCCCGGGGACATTGCAATACTATGATCCACACTATAATATGGCTGTTGTCAGCTTTTTCTCTGGTGTCAGCATCCGGGGTGTCAACGTCTTGGTTGCTCGTCGCCATCGAGTGACAGAACTCAGTGAAACGCCTCAAACTAAGGTAGTAGCTCTAGGACGTGGCTTTCGATCAGGCGAGTTCATGGTCACAAATGGGGTGGTGACTGGCGAACGAAGTAGGTTTGATTGCCAAGAGCTTCAGATGTCCACTTGTAAAATCACCAAG GCCGGGATTGGAGGACCTCTTATAGATTTTGATGGGAACTTTGTTGGCTTGAACTTCTATGACGTGGAAGAAACTCCTTACCTACCAAGGAATGTAATTCTGAAATTATTAACTCGGTTAAGTGCAGAACG GACTGTTGCTACCAATGTTACGAAGAAGTCCCATTTGAATATGGATGTTAGGAAGAAGTCCCATTTGAATACGGATGTTAGGAAGAAGTCCCATTTGAATAG ATGGCCCGTCCCAGACCCATACTGGGTTTATCCGAGCCGTCACCGTCAAGCGAGTCATCTGTCAGATGGCCATCTGTCAGATGGCTACGAATAG
- the LOC124678668 gene encoding uncharacterized protein LOC124678668 isoform X4, whose product MQNVKKAGLTRSSNQGQQTCKGGRQARMSSSDLGEDGWCELSQELASKLSPNIVSLASFHDGAMYSQCTGIVIRNKQSGASFLTSSDLLTMNGRFKHSLKIKVRLPNCRLLDGVVQHYRLPYNMLVITTEYFPDLRKACLSDSVQVESLTELLAVRRCYNSSKLMARSGVMMEGSHGVESEGFKFSTCQITATGSGGPLVDPDGNVIGLNWYNDREITTFVPTNQILECLVACGFRSSMRKKSTPSNFCSEGSYCRDSSSRGSENEKQEPGGVWCELDQELASKLSPSVISLASFDGETLHSECTGIVTDSKLSSPTFLTSRSLFRSVYGEHILTMTIKVRLPNDKVVDGSLQDYMGSYNLVLVTTDPLPALPDLRLACLSKSMQVESAAKVLAIRRCFKSGKLMTTTGVLIDSPSGVVSNELKLSTCKITEAASGGPLVDFDGNIVGMNYYDTETTSYVPTNFISECVGPAVFWSGSKDDGCSTSKRKISGIETSATPYNRWEVTDHVEASPILEPTEVTDYVEASPILEPTADLTDNDLKHTLDPWPSNVFTRKVNMMLSYSGYPLPSFADGSMYLKADFEEKFDKKGCSKSINRVASKMSRYVVALASFDDEDKRYFACTGMLIKCKDSRTRVLTSLSLVRTSGGENKIRKLRIEVCLPSKQCVPGTLQYYDPHYNMAVVSFFSGVSIRGVNVLVARRHRVTELSETPQTKVVALGRGFRSGEFMVTNGVVTGERSRFDCQELQMSTCKITKAGIGGPLIDFDGNFVGLNFYDVEETPYLPRNVILKLLTRLSAERTVATNVTKKSHLNMDVRKKSHLNTDVRKKSHLNRWPVPDPYWVYPSRHRQASHLSDGHLSDGYE is encoded by the exons ATGCAGAACGTAAAAAAAGCTGGTCTCACTAGAAGCTCAAATCAGGGGCAGCAAACATGCAAAGGAGGCAGACAGGCCA GAATGAGCTCAAGTGATTTGGGTGAAGATGGATGGTGTGAACTTAGTCAAGAACTTGCTTCCAAGTTGTCTCCAAACATCGTCTCACTTGCTTCATTTCATG ATGGGGCGATGTATTCACAATGCACAGGCATAGTCATAAGAAACAAGCAATCTGGTGCATCTTTCCTGACATCGTCAGATTTGCTTACTATGAACGGCAGGTTTAAACATTCATTAAAG ATCAAAGTGCGTCTACCAAATTGCAGACTGCTTGATGGAGTTGTGCAACATTACAGATTGCCTTACAATATGCTTGTTATCACAACCGAGTACTTCCCTGATCTTCGCAAAGCATGCCTCAGTGACAGCGTGCAAGTTGAGTCGCTCACTGAGTTATTAGCTGTCAGGCGTTGCTATAACTCAAGCAAATTAATGGCCAGAAGTGGGGTAATGATGGAGGGTTCACATGGAGTTGAAAGCGAAGGATTCAAGTTTTCCACATGCCAAATCACTGCG ACTGGAAGCGGTGGACCTCTTGTTGATCCTGATGGGAATGTTATTGGGCTTAACTGGTATAACGATAGGGAAATAACCACATTTGTACCAACAAATCAGATTCTTGAGTGCTTGGTCGCTTGCGGATTCCG GTCCTCTATGCGAAAAAAATCCACACCCTCCAACTTCTGTTCAGAAG GTAGCTATTGTCGAGATAGCTCAAGTCGGGGAAGTGAAAATGAGAAACAGGAACCTGGTGGCGTATGGTGTGAGCTTGATCAAGAACTTGCTTCAAAGTTGTCTCCAAGTGTCATCTCCCTTGCTTCATTTGATG GAGAGACATTGCATTCTGAATGCACAGGCATAGTTACTGATAGCAAACTATCTTCTCCCACTTTTCTGACTTCAAGAAGTTTGTTTAGATCTGTGTACGGTGAACACATCCTCACAATGACG ATCAAAGTGCGCCTTCCAAATGACAAAGTGGTTGATGGGTCGTTGCAGGATTATATGGGTTCTTATAATTTGGTTCTTGTCACCACTGACCCCTTGCCAGCCTTACCTGATCTTCGTCTAGCATGTCTCAGCAAAAGCATGCAAGTAGAGTCGGCTGCTAAGGTATTGGCTATAAGGCGGTGCTTCAAGTCAGGCAAATTAATGACCACCACTGGGGTGCTGATTGACAGTCCAAGTGGAGTTGTTAGCAATGAGCTTAAGTTGTCCACTTGCAAAATCACTGAG GCTGCCAGTGGAGGACCACTTGTTGATTTTGATGGGAATATTGTTGGCATGAATTACTATGATACAGAAACAACTTCATATGTACCAACTAATTTTATTTCTGAATGCGTGGGGCCTGCTGTTTTCTG GTCGGGAAGTAAGGACGATGGTTGTAGTACAAGTAAAAGAAAGATCAGTGGGATAGAAACATCTGCAACACCCTATAACCGGTGGGAAG TCACTGATCACGTCGAGGCATCTCCTATCCTTGAGCCAACAG AAGTCACTGATTACGTTGAGGCATCTCCTATCCTTGAGCCAACAG CAGACCTCACTGACAATGATCTCAAGCATACACTTGATCCCTGGCCATCTAATG TATTCACGAGGAAAGTAAATATGATGTTAAGTTATTCTGGATACCCATTGCCAAGTTTTGCTGACG GAAGCATGTATTTGAAGGCTGATTTTGAAGAGAAATTTGACAAAAAGGGCTGTAGTAAATCTATTAATAGAGTTGCTTCAAAGATGTCCCGATATGTTGTCGCACTTGCTTCATTCGATG ACGAAGACAAAAGATATTTTGCTTGCACAGGTATGTTGATAAAATGCAAGGACTCCAGAACTAGAGTTCTGACTTCACTAAGTTTAGTTAGAACTTCTGGTGGTGAAAACAAGATTCGTAAGCTGAGG ATTGAAGTGTGCCTTCCAAGTAAACAATGTGTCCCGGGGACATTGCAATACTATGATCCACACTATAATATGGCTGTTGTCAGCTTTTTCTCTGGTGTCAGCATCCGGGGTGTCAACGTCTTGGTTGCTCGTCGCCATCGAGTGACAGAACTCAGTGAAACGCCTCAAACTAAGGTAGTAGCTCTAGGACGTGGCTTTCGATCAGGCGAGTTCATGGTCACAAATGGGGTGGTGACTGGCGAACGAAGTAGGTTTGATTGCCAAGAGCTTCAGATGTCCACTTGTAAAATCACCAAG GCCGGGATTGGAGGACCTCTTATAGATTTTGATGGGAACTTTGTTGGCTTGAACTTCTATGACGTGGAAGAAACTCCTTACCTACCAAGGAATGTAATTCTGAAATTATTAACTCGGTTAAGTGCAGAACG GACTGTTGCTACCAATGTTACGAAGAAGTCCCATTTGAATATGGATGTTAGGAAGAAGTCCCATTTGAATACGGATGTTAGGAAGAAGTCCCATTTGAATAG ATGGCCCGTCCCAGACCCATACTGGGTTTATCCGAGCCGTCACCGTCAAGCGAGTCATCTGTCAGATGGCCATCTGTCAGATGGCTACGAATAG
- the LOC124678668 gene encoding uncharacterized protein LOC124678668 isoform X9, translated as MQNVKKAGLTRSSNQGQQTCKGGRQARMSSSDLGEDGWCELSQELASKLSPNIVSLASFHDGAMYSQCTGIVIRNKQSGASFLTSSDLLTMNGRFKHSLKIKVRLPNCRLLDGVVQHYRLPYNMLVITTEYFPDLRKACLSDSVQVESLTELLAVRRCYNSSKLMARSGVMMEGSHGVESEGFKFSTCQITATGSGGPLVDPDGNVIGLNWYNDREITTFVPTNQILECLVACGFRSSMRKKSTPSNFCSEGSYCRDSSSRGSENEKQEPGGVWCELDQELASKLSPSVISLASFDGETLHSECTGIVTDSKLSSPTFLTSRSLFRSVYGEHILTMTIKVRLPNDKVVDGSLQDYMGSYNLVLVTTDPLPALPDLRLACLSKSMQVESAAKVLAIRRCFKSGKLMTTTGVLIDSPSGVVSNELKLSTCKITEAASGGPLVDFDGNIVGMNYYDTETTSYVPTNFISECVGPAVFWSGSKDDGCSTSKRKISGIETSATPYNRWEEVTDHVEASPILEPTEVTDYVEASPILEPTADLTDNDLKHTLDPWPSNVFTRKVNMMLSYSGYPLPSFADGSMYLKADFEEKFDKKGCSKSINRVASKMSRYVVALASFDDEDKRYFACTGMLIKCKDSRTRVLTSLSLVRTSGGENKIRKLRIEVCLPSKQCVPGTLQYYDPHYNMAVVSFFSGVSIRGVNVLVARRHRVTELSETPQTKVVALGRGFRSGEFMVTNGVVTGERSRFDCQELQMSTCKITKAGIGGPLIDFDGNFVGLNFYDVEETPYLPRNVILKLLTRLSAERTVATNVTKKSHLNMDVRKKSHLNRWPVPDPYWVYPSRHRQASHLSDGHLSDGYE; from the exons ATGCAGAACGTAAAAAAAGCTGGTCTCACTAGAAGCTCAAATCAGGGGCAGCAAACATGCAAAGGAGGCAGACAGGCCA GAATGAGCTCAAGTGATTTGGGTGAAGATGGATGGTGTGAACTTAGTCAAGAACTTGCTTCCAAGTTGTCTCCAAACATCGTCTCACTTGCTTCATTTCATG ATGGGGCGATGTATTCACAATGCACAGGCATAGTCATAAGAAACAAGCAATCTGGTGCATCTTTCCTGACATCGTCAGATTTGCTTACTATGAACGGCAGGTTTAAACATTCATTAAAG ATCAAAGTGCGTCTACCAAATTGCAGACTGCTTGATGGAGTTGTGCAACATTACAGATTGCCTTACAATATGCTTGTTATCACAACCGAGTACTTCCCTGATCTTCGCAAAGCATGCCTCAGTGACAGCGTGCAAGTTGAGTCGCTCACTGAGTTATTAGCTGTCAGGCGTTGCTATAACTCAAGCAAATTAATGGCCAGAAGTGGGGTAATGATGGAGGGTTCACATGGAGTTGAAAGCGAAGGATTCAAGTTTTCCACATGCCAAATCACTGCG ACTGGAAGCGGTGGACCTCTTGTTGATCCTGATGGGAATGTTATTGGGCTTAACTGGTATAACGATAGGGAAATAACCACATTTGTACCAACAAATCAGATTCTTGAGTGCTTGGTCGCTTGCGGATTCCG GTCCTCTATGCGAAAAAAATCCACACCCTCCAACTTCTGTTCAGAAG GTAGCTATTGTCGAGATAGCTCAAGTCGGGGAAGTGAAAATGAGAAACAGGAACCTGGTGGCGTATGGTGTGAGCTTGATCAAGAACTTGCTTCAAAGTTGTCTCCAAGTGTCATCTCCCTTGCTTCATTTGATG GAGAGACATTGCATTCTGAATGCACAGGCATAGTTACTGATAGCAAACTATCTTCTCCCACTTTTCTGACTTCAAGAAGTTTGTTTAGATCTGTGTACGGTGAACACATCCTCACAATGACG ATCAAAGTGCGCCTTCCAAATGACAAAGTGGTTGATGGGTCGTTGCAGGATTATATGGGTTCTTATAATTTGGTTCTTGTCACCACTGACCCCTTGCCAGCCTTACCTGATCTTCGTCTAGCATGTCTCAGCAAAAGCATGCAAGTAGAGTCGGCTGCTAAGGTATTGGCTATAAGGCGGTGCTTCAAGTCAGGCAAATTAATGACCACCACTGGGGTGCTGATTGACAGTCCAAGTGGAGTTGTTAGCAATGAGCTTAAGTTGTCCACTTGCAAAATCACTGAG GCTGCCAGTGGAGGACCACTTGTTGATTTTGATGGGAATATTGTTGGCATGAATTACTATGATACAGAAACAACTTCATATGTACCAACTAATTTTATTTCTGAATGCGTGGGGCCTGCTGTTTTCTG GTCGGGAAGTAAGGACGATGGTTGTAGTACAAGTAAAAGAAAGATCAGTGGGATAGAAACATCTGCAACACCCTATAACCGGTGGGAAG AAGTCACTGATCACGTCGAGGCATCTCCTATCCTTGAGCCAACAG AAGTCACTGATTACGTTGAGGCATCTCCTATCCTTGAGCCAACAG CAGACCTCACTGACAATGATCTCAAGCATACACTTGATCCCTGGCCATCTAATG TATTCACGAGGAAAGTAAATATGATGTTAAGTTATTCTGGATACCCATTGCCAAGTTTTGCTGACG GAAGCATGTATTTGAAGGCTGATTTTGAAGAGAAATTTGACAAAAAGGGCTGTAGTAAATCTATTAATAGAGTTGCTTCAAAGATGTCCCGATATGTTGTCGCACTTGCTTCATTCGATG ACGAAGACAAAAGATATTTTGCTTGCACAGGTATGTTGATAAAATGCAAGGACTCCAGAACTAGAGTTCTGACTTCACTAAGTTTAGTTAGAACTTCTGGTGGTGAAAACAAGATTCGTAAGCTGAGG ATTGAAGTGTGCCTTCCAAGTAAACAATGTGTCCCGGGGACATTGCAATACTATGATCCACACTATAATATGGCTGTTGTCAGCTTTTTCTCTGGTGTCAGCATCCGGGGTGTCAACGTCTTGGTTGCTCGTCGCCATCGAGTGACAGAACTCAGTGAAACGCCTCAAACTAAGGTAGTAGCTCTAGGACGTGGCTTTCGATCAGGCGAGTTCATGGTCACAAATGGGGTGGTGACTGGCGAACGAAGTAGGTTTGATTGCCAAGAGCTTCAGATGTCCACTTGTAAAATCACCAAG GCCGGGATTGGAGGACCTCTTATAGATTTTGATGGGAACTTTGTTGGCTTGAACTTCTATGACGTGGAAGAAACTCCTTACCTACCAAGGAATGTAATTCTGAAATTATTAACTCGGTTAAGTGCAGAACG GACTGTTGCTACCAATGTTACGAAGAAGTCCCATTTGAATATGGATGTTAGGAAGAAGTCCCATTTGAAT AGATGGCCCGTCCCAGACCCATACTGGGTTTATCCGAGCCGTCACCGTCAAGCGAGTCATCTGTCAGATGGCCATCTGTCAGATGGCTACGAATAG
- the LOC124678668 gene encoding uncharacterized protein LOC124678668 isoform X7: protein MQNVKKAGLTRSSNQGQQTCKGGRQARMSSSDLGEDGWCELSQELASKLSPNIVSLASFHDGAMYSQCTGIVIRNKQSGASFLTSSDLLTMNGRFKHSLKIKVRLPNCRLLDGVVQHYRLPYNMLVITTEYFPDLRKACLSDSVQVESLTELLAVRRCYNSSKLMARSGVMMEGSHGVESEGFKFSTCQITATGSGGPLVDPDGNVIGLNWYNDREITTFVPTNQILECLVACGFRSSMRKKSTPSNFCSEGSYCRDSSSRGSENEKQEPGGVWCELDQELASKLSPSVISLASFDGETLHSECTGIVTDSKLSSPTFLTSRSLFRSVYGEHILTMTIKVRLPNDKVVDGSLQDYMGSYNLVLVTTDPLPALPDLRLACLSKSMQVESAAKVLAIRRCFKSGKLMTTTGVLIDSPSGVVSNELKLSTCKITEAASGGPLVDFDGNIVGMNYYDTETTSYVPTNFISECVGPAVFWSGSKDDGCSTSKRKISGIETSATPYNRWEVTDHVEASPILEPTVTDYVEASPILEPTADLTDNDLKHTLDPWPSNVFTRKVNMMLSYSGYPLPSFADGSMYLKADFEEKFDKKGCSKSINRVASKMSRYVVALASFDDEDKRYFACTGMLIKCKDSRTRVLTSLSLVRTSGGENKIRKLRIEVCLPSKQCVPGTLQYYDPHYNMAVVSFFSGVSIRGVNVLVARRHRVTELSETPQTKVVALGRGFRSGEFMVTNGVVTGERSRFDCQELQMSTCKITKAGIGGPLIDFDGNFVGLNFYDVEETPYLPRNVILKLLTRLSAERTVATNVTKKSHLNMDVRKKSHLNTDVRKKSHLNRWPVPDPYWVYPSRHRQASHLSDGHLSDGYE, encoded by the exons ATGCAGAACGTAAAAAAAGCTGGTCTCACTAGAAGCTCAAATCAGGGGCAGCAAACATGCAAAGGAGGCAGACAGGCCA GAATGAGCTCAAGTGATTTGGGTGAAGATGGATGGTGTGAACTTAGTCAAGAACTTGCTTCCAAGTTGTCTCCAAACATCGTCTCACTTGCTTCATTTCATG ATGGGGCGATGTATTCACAATGCACAGGCATAGTCATAAGAAACAAGCAATCTGGTGCATCTTTCCTGACATCGTCAGATTTGCTTACTATGAACGGCAGGTTTAAACATTCATTAAAG ATCAAAGTGCGTCTACCAAATTGCAGACTGCTTGATGGAGTTGTGCAACATTACAGATTGCCTTACAATATGCTTGTTATCACAACCGAGTACTTCCCTGATCTTCGCAAAGCATGCCTCAGTGACAGCGTGCAAGTTGAGTCGCTCACTGAGTTATTAGCTGTCAGGCGTTGCTATAACTCAAGCAAATTAATGGCCAGAAGTGGGGTAATGATGGAGGGTTCACATGGAGTTGAAAGCGAAGGATTCAAGTTTTCCACATGCCAAATCACTGCG ACTGGAAGCGGTGGACCTCTTGTTGATCCTGATGGGAATGTTATTGGGCTTAACTGGTATAACGATAGGGAAATAACCACATTTGTACCAACAAATCAGATTCTTGAGTGCTTGGTCGCTTGCGGATTCCG GTCCTCTATGCGAAAAAAATCCACACCCTCCAACTTCTGTTCAGAAG GTAGCTATTGTCGAGATAGCTCAAGTCGGGGAAGTGAAAATGAGAAACAGGAACCTGGTGGCGTATGGTGTGAGCTTGATCAAGAACTTGCTTCAAAGTTGTCTCCAAGTGTCATCTCCCTTGCTTCATTTGATG GAGAGACATTGCATTCTGAATGCACAGGCATAGTTACTGATAGCAAACTATCTTCTCCCACTTTTCTGACTTCAAGAAGTTTGTTTAGATCTGTGTACGGTGAACACATCCTCACAATGACG ATCAAAGTGCGCCTTCCAAATGACAAAGTGGTTGATGGGTCGTTGCAGGATTATATGGGTTCTTATAATTTGGTTCTTGTCACCACTGACCCCTTGCCAGCCTTACCTGATCTTCGTCTAGCATGTCTCAGCAAAAGCATGCAAGTAGAGTCGGCTGCTAAGGTATTGGCTATAAGGCGGTGCTTCAAGTCAGGCAAATTAATGACCACCACTGGGGTGCTGATTGACAGTCCAAGTGGAGTTGTTAGCAATGAGCTTAAGTTGTCCACTTGCAAAATCACTGAG GCTGCCAGTGGAGGACCACTTGTTGATTTTGATGGGAATATTGTTGGCATGAATTACTATGATACAGAAACAACTTCATATGTACCAACTAATTTTATTTCTGAATGCGTGGGGCCTGCTGTTTTCTG GTCGGGAAGTAAGGACGATGGTTGTAGTACAAGTAAAAGAAAGATCAGTGGGATAGAAACATCTGCAACACCCTATAACCGGTGGGAAG TCACTGATCACGTCGAGGCATCTCCTATCCTTGAGCCAACAG TCACTGATTACGTTGAGGCATCTCCTATCCTTGAGCCAACAG CAGACCTCACTGACAATGATCTCAAGCATACACTTGATCCCTGGCCATCTAATG TATTCACGAGGAAAGTAAATATGATGTTAAGTTATTCTGGATACCCATTGCCAAGTTTTGCTGACG GAAGCATGTATTTGAAGGCTGATTTTGAAGAGAAATTTGACAAAAAGGGCTGTAGTAAATCTATTAATAGAGTTGCTTCAAAGATGTCCCGATATGTTGTCGCACTTGCTTCATTCGATG ACGAAGACAAAAGATATTTTGCTTGCACAGGTATGTTGATAAAATGCAAGGACTCCAGAACTAGAGTTCTGACTTCACTAAGTTTAGTTAGAACTTCTGGTGGTGAAAACAAGATTCGTAAGCTGAGG ATTGAAGTGTGCCTTCCAAGTAAACAATGTGTCCCGGGGACATTGCAATACTATGATCCACACTATAATATGGCTGTTGTCAGCTTTTTCTCTGGTGTCAGCATCCGGGGTGTCAACGTCTTGGTTGCTCGTCGCCATCGAGTGACAGAACTCAGTGAAACGCCTCAAACTAAGGTAGTAGCTCTAGGACGTGGCTTTCGATCAGGCGAGTTCATGGTCACAAATGGGGTGGTGACTGGCGAACGAAGTAGGTTTGATTGCCAAGAGCTTCAGATGTCCACTTGTAAAATCACCAAG GCCGGGATTGGAGGACCTCTTATAGATTTTGATGGGAACTTTGTTGGCTTGAACTTCTATGACGTGGAAGAAACTCCTTACCTACCAAGGAATGTAATTCTGAAATTATTAACTCGGTTAAGTGCAGAACG GACTGTTGCTACCAATGTTACGAAGAAGTCCCATTTGAATATGGATGTTAGGAAGAAGTCCCATTTGAATACGGATGTTAGGAAGAAGTCCCATTTGAATAG ATGGCCCGTCCCAGACCCATACTGGGTTTATCCGAGCCGTCACCGTCAAGCGAGTCATCTGTCAGATGGCCATCTGTCAGATGGCTACGAATAG